One stretch of Streptomyces zhihengii DNA includes these proteins:
- a CDS encoding tetratricopeptide repeat protein: MTVHQVTAGAPRALPAAPGEGPAAGRASAPEYQGALGSLSVNSSLHEVVERGLGELRAAEAAGDRREAARCGIAVAEAYRRLGRVQDAERVWKSSYRTARAAGDLGGMAWAAWSGGTLARQRGALPLAYRLLRIAADLGERGGDVVARGYSLAGLAETGRIQGDYEAVGRLHEQLLAEARRRGEARHTVWALEGIAQMHRNTGSYDRALALFEEAAATAERADDRRGRAWALRGVADVLSARDGDAERALALLSEAEGLCREIRLAGALAYNRKMRGNVLYRAGRYAEAREAYAGALAEFREMQEARGTALARLGLLKSRARLGRDAAETAAELAELHGELRSIGLLHADRVVAGAAGELGVEAPPGVCPEPAAAWGTGTDR; encoded by the coding sequence ATGACGGTTCATCAGGTGACGGCCGGCGCGCCGCGGGCCCTGCCCGCGGCACCCGGCGAAGGGCCCGCCGCGGGCCGGGCGTCGGCGCCCGAGTACCAGGGGGCGCTGGGCTCCCTGTCGGTCAACTCCTCGCTGCACGAGGTCGTCGAGCGGGGCCTCGGGGAACTGCGGGCCGCCGAGGCGGCCGGCGACCGCAGGGAGGCCGCACGCTGCGGGATAGCGGTGGCGGAGGCCTACCGGCGGCTGGGCCGGGTCCAGGACGCCGAGCGGGTCTGGAAGTCCAGCTACCGCACCGCCCGGGCGGCCGGCGACCTCGGCGGCATGGCGTGGGCCGCCTGGAGCGGCGGCACCCTCGCCCGGCAGCGCGGCGCGCTCCCCCTCGCGTACCGGCTGCTGCGGATCGCCGCCGACCTCGGCGAACGCGGCGGGGACGTGGTCGCGCGCGGCTACAGCCTCGCCGGGCTGGCCGAGACCGGCCGGATCCAGGGCGACTACGAGGCCGTGGGCAGGCTGCACGAGCAGCTCCTCGCCGAGGCCCGCCGCCGGGGCGAGGCCCGCCACACGGTGTGGGCGCTGGAGGGCATCGCGCAGATGCACCGCAACACCGGCTCCTACGACAGGGCCCTCGCGCTCTTCGAGGAGGCCGCCGCCACGGCGGAGCGGGCCGACGACCGACGGGGACGGGCCTGGGCGCTGCGCGGGGTCGCCGACGTGCTCTCGGCTCGCGACGGCGACGCGGAGCGGGCGCTCGCCCTGCTGAGCGAGGCGGAGGGGCTGTGCCGGGAGATCCGTCTCGCGGGCGCGCTGGCGTACAACCGCAAGATGCGCGGGAACGTGCTCTACCGGGCGGGCCGGTACGCGGAGGCCCGGGAGGCGTACGCGGGTGCTCTAGCGGAGTTCCGGGAGATGCAGGAGGCGCGGGGCACGGCGCTGGCCCGGCTGGGCCTGCTCAAGTCCCGGGCCCGGCTGGGCCGGGACGCCGCTGAGACCGCCGCCGAACTGGCGGAGCTGCACGGGGAGCTGCGGAGCATCGGCCTGCTGCACGCGGACCGGGTCGTCGCGGGGGCGGCCGGGGAGCTGGGGGTCGAGGCGCCCCCGGGGGTGTGCCCCGAGCCGGCCGCCGCGTGGGGCACGGGGACGGATCGTTGA
- a CDS encoding GNAT family N-acetyltransferase produces MLPMTPRVELCPLTLADQDEFCALVRASQELHQPWMQLPSTAEEFRVWMHRFDDGTNLGFLVRVRKTGEAAGSVNINSVIRGRYQGASIGYAAFAPSAGHGYMTEGVAAVLRHAFTELRLHRLEANIQPGNAASLALVRRLGFRREGLSAAYLWIDGAWRDHERWALTAPAPWTPDPSLPGV; encoded by the coding sequence ATGCTTCCGATGACGCCCCGGGTCGAACTGTGCCCGCTCACCCTTGCCGACCAGGACGAATTCTGCGCGCTCGTGCGGGCCAGCCAGGAGCTGCACCAGCCGTGGATGCAACTGCCCTCGACGGCGGAGGAGTTCCGGGTCTGGATGCACCGCTTCGACGACGGCACCAACCTGGGGTTCCTGGTCCGCGTCCGGAAGACCGGCGAGGCCGCGGGCAGCGTCAACATCAACTCGGTCATCCGGGGCCGGTACCAGGGGGCGTCCATCGGGTACGCGGCCTTCGCCCCGTCCGCCGGGCACGGGTACATGACCGAGGGGGTCGCCGCCGTCCTGCGGCACGCCTTCACCGAACTGCGGCTCCACCGGCTGGAGGCCAACATCCAGCCGGGGAACGCGGCGTCCCTCGCCCTGGTCCGGCGGCTGGGCTTCCGCCGCGAGGGGCTGTCGGCCGCGTACCTCTGGATCGACGGGGCCTGGCGCGACCACGAACGCTGGGCCCTCACGGCGCCGGCCCCGTGGACACCGGACCCGTCCCTGCCCGGCGTCTGA
- a CDS encoding TetR/AcrR family transcriptional regulator: MTDPPDRRPGGRTARVRAQVLDAVRAELAEGGHEGLTVEGVATRAGVHRTTVYRRWRDVGGLLADLISAAGEIDWQPPDTGSLRGDLTALNEEILESLTVRPSFAVALMAASFHSEQAARAQTRLWEDRYAQCEVVVARAAGRGELPPGDTDARGLLIAATAPLYHASVLMRADPDPRLPARAAAAAVLAAAAGAFSAGGGTA, translated from the coding sequence ATGACGGACCCACCGGACCGCCGGCCGGGCGGTCGCACCGCCCGGGTGCGCGCCCAGGTGCTCGACGCGGTCCGCGCCGAGCTCGCCGAGGGCGGTCACGAAGGGCTGACGGTGGAGGGGGTCGCCACGCGGGCGGGTGTGCACCGCACCACCGTGTACCGGCGCTGGCGGGATGTGGGCGGCCTGCTCGCCGACCTGATCTCGGCCGCGGGCGAGATCGACTGGCAGCCGCCCGACACCGGCTCCCTGCGCGGCGACCTGACCGCCCTCAACGAGGAGATCCTGGAGTCCCTGACCGTGCGGCCGTCGTTCGCCGTCGCCCTGATGGCGGCCTCATTCCACTCCGAGCAGGCCGCGCGGGCGCAGACGCGGCTGTGGGAGGACCGGTACGCCCAGTGCGAGGTCGTCGTCGCGCGCGCCGCCGGACGGGGGGAACTGCCCCCGGGGGACACCGACGCGCGCGGCCTGCTGATCGCCGCCACCGCGCCGCTCTACCACGCGTCGGTGCTGATGCGCGCCGATCCCGACCCGCGCCTGCCCGCCCGGGCCGCGGCGGCGGCGGTGCTGGCGGCTGCGGCCGGCGCCTTCTCCGCGGGAGGGGGCACCGCCTGA
- a CDS encoding CatB-related O-acetyltransferase yields the protein MPPVPADPTVLHPMPDHPRVVLLKPLVTSPLIEVGDFSYYDDPDDPTAFETRNVLHHYGPERLVIGKYCALGTGVRFLMNGANHRMDGPSTFPFPTMGGSWADHFDLITGLPGRGDTVVGNDVWFGHGVTVMPGVRIGHGAVVAAGAVVTSDVPDYGIAGGNPARLIRTRYDAGDVERLLAVAWWDWPVEHITAHVRTIMSGSVADLEAAAPPAARA from the coding sequence ATGCCACCCGTTCCCGCCGACCCCACCGTGCTCCACCCGATGCCCGATCACCCGCGCGTCGTCCTGCTCAAGCCGCTGGTGACGTCGCCGCTGATCGAGGTCGGCGACTTCTCGTACTACGACGACCCGGACGACCCGACCGCCTTCGAGACGCGCAACGTCCTCCACCACTACGGGCCCGAGCGCCTCGTCATCGGGAAGTACTGCGCGCTGGGCACCGGTGTCCGCTTCCTCATGAACGGCGCCAACCACCGCATGGACGGCCCCTCCACCTTCCCGTTCCCCACCATGGGCGGTTCCTGGGCGGACCACTTCGACCTGATCACCGGCCTCCCCGGGCGGGGCGACACCGTCGTCGGCAACGACGTGTGGTTCGGCCACGGCGTCACGGTCATGCCCGGCGTGCGCATCGGCCACGGCGCCGTCGTCGCCGCCGGGGCCGTGGTCACCTCCGACGTACCGGACTACGGCATCGCCGGCGGCAACCCCGCCCGGCTCATCCGCACCCGCTACGACGCCGGGGACGTCGAGCGGCTCCTCGCCGTGGCGTGGTGGGACTGGCCCGTGGAACACATCACCGCGCACGTGCGGACGATCATGTCGGGCTCGGTCGCCGACCTGGAAGCGGCCGCCCCGCCCGCCGCCCGCGCCTGA